ACTCTCTGATCTTCGGCGCGCGCAGCAGTTTGACCGCCTGCTCCGGGGTCAGCTTTGCACCCGCAAACTTGTCCTCATCTCTGCCCGAGCGGGTGCCGCAGTAAAGCATGGCGTCAAAAAGAGTCCAGTCCGGAATGTTGACGACAAACTCACCCGAGCGTTCAATCAGTTCGGCGGAGAAGCGGGTTTTTCCGACCGCAATCCCCAGCGCCGGCGGCTGGAACGAAACCGGGCAGTGCCAGGCGATGGTGATGATACTCCGCCGGTCCTGAAAGGCGGAAGATACCATTACGACATTCCCTGAATTGATCAGCCGGTTTGCCTGAGAAACTGGGATCTCAATTTTCATTGATGATAGTTATAGGAGAGCAGGGTTAAATGTCAAAAACAGCGGCGGACTTATCCGGTCTGGCAGCCATGCCGGTGGGAATGGTGGTTGCCGCATCCTTCGTGCCCGCAGCCGGGGGCACCCGGCACCAGTGTGCCGGCAGCAAACCGCCTTATCATCTCCTCCACAGTTCCGGAAACCCCGGGATAAACGGCGATGCCGGCAGCGGTCAGCTGGTCAAGTGCGCCCGGTCCAATCCCGCCGCAGATCACTGCCTCAACCCGGTTCTCGGTGAGTATCCGGGCGAGCGCTCCGTGGCAGTGGCCCGGGTGAGGGATGACCGATTTCGGACCGGTTCTGCCGTTTTCAATTTCCACCAGCGTCAGTTTTTCACACCGGCCGAAATGAGGGGCAACGGTATCGCCATCAGTGGCAACTGCTACCTTCATTTTACCTCCTGTTCAATCATCCGGTCAATGACTTTCATCAGGGCAGCGGCAGCTTTTGATTCCGGATGGGCAAGGACCAGGGGCATGCCGGCATCACTGCCCCGGACGATTGCCGGGTCAAGCGGCACCTGCCCCAGCAGCGGCACGCCCAGCTCCTGTGCCATCCTTGCCCCGCCGCCGGTGCCGAAGAGTGCAATCTCCTGACCGCAGTGGGGGCAGGTCATTCCGGACATGTTCTCAACCACCCCGAGCAGCTTCAGATTCAGCAGTCGGGCAAAGCTGACCGCCTTGCGCGAGTCGAGCAGTGCCACATCCTGCGGGGTGGTAACGACGAGTGCGCCGGTCGCGGGAATCAGCTGGGCAACAGAAAGCGGTTCATCACCGGTTCCGGGCGGAGAATCAATGATGAGCCAGTCCAGTTCGCCCCAGCTGACATCACCGAGAAACTGCATGATCGCCCGCAGCTTCAGCGGTCCGCGCCAGACCACCGGTGTATCCGGATTGTCCAGGAGCATCGCCATTGACACCACCAGCACCCCGGCGGGGGTGGGCACCGGTGCGATTCTGCCCCCGGACCCGAGCTCGAAACGGGCATTTTCCACCCCGAGCATCTTGGGCACATTCGGACCGTGAATATCGATATCCAGCAGGCCGACCTTCCGGCCGCGCCTTGCCAGTCCGGCGGCGAGATTGACCGCAATTGTGGTCTTGCCTACACCTCCCTTGCCGCTGAATACCAGAAGCCGGTTTTTTACTCCCTGGAGATTGTCACTTATCTTGCGCAACTCCTCCGGGTCCATCCCTTTAACGCTCACCGTCACTCCTTTCTTTTGCACCGGGACATTTGATCACCAGCGCCTTACCGCCAACCAGCGCCGCCGCGACCTTCCGGCGGGCAGACTCAACGATCCGGCCAAAGGTGGGGCGCGACACCCCCATCATTGCCGCCGCCTGCTCTTGATAATGACCTTCGAGATCAGCCAGCCGCAGCGCCTCCAGTTCATCGAGCTCCAGCACCACCTGCTCGAGCTGGCAGAGCGGTACGCCCCGGGGTTTGAAAAAGGTGACCTCCGGACTGAACTCAATCCGGCGACAGCATTTACGCCGTGGCATCAGACCGCTCCGGGTAGCGCAGGCTGTTTTTGAACATATGCTCATTATAGCCGGTTTTGGGCAGATGTCAAATACACAGTCAGGTTTGACCGCAACTGAATCTGCCGGCATAATTTTGGCGGTCGGTACCGCCTGCGGAAATGACGGCAGCAAAGGAGGTGCAGAATGAAAAGACGGGTACTGACGATGCTCATTGCCGGACTGCTCGCCGGCACAGGCTGCAGGAAAGCTGTTTCCGACCTGAGCGGTTATGACTATGTCCTCCGGCAGGAGGCGGATGTGATCCATCCACCTTCAGGCACTCCGGATGCCTGGATTACCATCATCGGCGGTGATTATTCCGGAGATTACTATGTGGCGCCTGATGGTGACGACGGCAATCCGGGCACCGCGGAGCGCCCCTTCCGGACGATTGCCCTTGCGGTCAGCCGGCTCCAGCCCGGTGATACGCTGGTGGTCCGGGCGGGTGCCGGACGCCTGCGCCCGGTGATTGCCGGTGAAAACAATTTATACTGTGCCTTTGACCTCTCCGGCTGCCAGTATCTCCGGATTGAAAACCTCGAGATCACCAGCACGGGCGAGCACCGGTTCCGGGAGGGGTTCAGCGGTACTGCCGCACCGGTGGCACACATCCTGCTCCGTAATCTGAAAATTCACCATCTCGATGAGTTCGGCATTGACATCGGCGATGCGCTTGACCTCCGGATTGTCAACTGCTCAATCACCTACTGCGGTTTCGGCAGTATCGGCGGACCGGCAGGTCAGGCGGGCGGCTGGCGCGAGATACTGATTGATGGCTGTGACCTGTCCTACAGCGGCCATTACTATCAGGGCGGTGACGGCTCCCGGCGCCCCTATGACCGGCCGGACGGTTTCGGGATTGAGGCATCGGCCGGACCGATTGAAATCTGCCGCACCACCGCTACTCACAACTGCGGTGACGGGCTGGACTCCAAGGCAGAGCGAACCTGTATCCACGAATGCCTGGTGGCAAACAACGCCTGCGACGGCATCAAGCTCTGGGGCGACTCCTCCCGGATTGAAAACTGCCTGATCTACGGCCGGGGAGATGGCAACACCACCATTACCCCCTGGTCACCGCTGGTGATCAGCACTGAAAGGCGGGATGCCAGCTTTGAGATCATCAACTGCACAGTTGACGACAGCCTCGGTGGCAACTACCTCCTCCATGTCCAGTATGACCAGCCCGATCTCCCTGTCCGTCTGAAAATTGTCAATACTATCTTTTCCAGCCGGGGCACAAATGCGCCCGCGGTGTGGCTGGCGCCCGCGGTCAGCCCGGACCTGCACCACAATTTGTTTTTCTCGCCGCAGGAGGAGCGGATTCTGATTCAGGGGGAACGGACTTTTACCCGGAATGAGGTCAGCCAGCTCGGCACGGGCAACCTTTACGCCGATCCTCAATTTGTGCGGCCGGCCTGGGGCACGGAGGGGAATTACCATCTCTCTGCCGGCAGTCCGGCGCTTGATGCCGGTGATTCCGCCTCGGCACCGGCGGTTGACCTTGACGGCAGGTCCCGGCCGCAGGGCGCCGGAGTGGATATCGGATGCTATGAGGGGGAATAGCAATTCAAGACACGCTTGCCAGCGGTTCAGTATCTCGGAGTGGGTATGGTGAGTGAGCCTGAACTTTAACTGGCGCTTTTTTCTTTTATTCCAAATAGTCTTTTAACCAGTCTGTCGTTTTCTTTTTCTAACTTTTCAATTTCTTTTTCTTTGCCTTCTAATTTTAACTGATGGCATTTTTTGGAGATTTCGGAAAGTTTTTGATGAAGCGGGTTTTTTGGATCGAATTTTGGAATACCAACGTGTTCCATTACAGAAGGTGTACCAAAACCCCGACCAGCAGACGAAAAGGATTTAATAAAATCACGAACCGGATTTGAATTGATAATAGCGCAAAGATAATGGGCTTCGGGTTCGGAGTCGGTGGCAAAAAAACATGTGGTGTACAAAGGAATTAAATTTTTATAGCCAAAATGAGTCTTAATACTGGAAACCACTGAAGCGATAATATCATTGCCCATATAACCCCAAACTACTTTGTAATTTGAAATAGTTTTTTCATCGACACCAAACATCGCATAAAATGCTTTTTGCTGACGCACTCTTTTTGTAGACTTTGCATTGATGTTTAATAGATCGCTTTTAAATTTTGTAAGATATCCATATGTCCTTGGAAAATTAGTCTTCAAGACTTTTTCTTTTATCGGTTCTCCATTTTTATCATGAGTTAAGAGTATAAAAATTTCATTTTTTATTCCCCAACGTTTAATATCTGCCCCTCTTAGAGCAGGATAAATTAAATTTTTTTCAATTCTTTCTTCTATCTTGGCTATTTTTAATTTCCCTTTTTCGGGAATATTAGAAATAACAATATTACCATCTGAAAGCACCTG
The sequence above is a segment of the candidate division WOR-3 bacterium genome. Coding sequences within it:
- a CDS encoding DUF134 domain-containing protein; translated protein: MPRRKCCRRIEFSPEVTFFKPRGVPLCQLEQVVLELDELEALRLADLEGHYQEQAAAMMGVSRPTFGRIVESARRKVAAALVGGKALVIKCPGAKERSDGER
- a CDS encoding choice-of-anchor Q domain-containing protein translates to MKRRVLTMLIAGLLAGTGCRKAVSDLSGYDYVLRQEADVIHPPSGTPDAWITIIGGDYSGDYYVAPDGDDGNPGTAERPFRTIALAVSRLQPGDTLVVRAGAGRLRPVIAGENNLYCAFDLSGCQYLRIENLEITSTGEHRFREGFSGTAAPVAHILLRNLKIHHLDEFGIDIGDALDLRIVNCSITYCGFGSIGGPAGQAGGWREILIDGCDLSYSGHYYQGGDGSRRPYDRPDGFGIEASAGPIEICRTTATHNCGDGLDSKAERTCIHECLVANNACDGIKLWGDSSRIENCLIYGRGDGNTTITPWSPLVISTERRDASFEIINCTVDDSLGGNYLLHVQYDQPDLPVRLKIVNTIFSSRGTNAPAVWLAPAVSPDLHHNLFFSPQEERILIQGERTFTRNEVSQLGTGNLYADPQFVRPAWGTEGNYHLSAGSPALDAGDSASAPAVDLDGRSRPQGAGVDIGCYEGE
- a CDS encoding Mrp/NBP35 family ATP-binding protein, whose protein sequence is MSVKGMDPEELRKISDNLQGVKNRLLVFSGKGGVGKTTIAVNLAAGLARRGRKVGLLDIDIHGPNVPKMLGVENARFELGSGGRIAPVPTPAGVLVVSMAMLLDNPDTPVVWRGPLKLRAIMQFLGDVSWGELDWLIIDSPPGTGDEPLSVAQLIPATGALVVTTPQDVALLDSRKAVSFARLLNLKLLGVVENMSGMTCPHCGQEIALFGTGGGARMAQELGVPLLGQVPLDPAIVRGSDAGMPLVLAHPESKAAAALMKVIDRMIEQEVK
- a CDS encoding NifB/NifX family molybdenum-iron cluster-binding protein; the encoded protein is MKVAVATDGDTVAPHFGRCEKLTLVEIENGRTGPKSVIPHPGHCHGALARILTENRVEAVICGGIGPGALDQLTAAGIAVYPGVSGTVEEMIRRFAAGTLVPGAPGCGHEGCGNHHSHRHGCQTG
- a CDS encoding flavin reductase family protein, whose product is MKIEIPVSQANRLINSGNVVMVSSAFQDRRSIITIAWHCPVSFQPPALGIAVGKTRFSAELIERSGEFVVNIPDWTLFDAMLYCGTRSGRDEDKFAGAKLTPEQAVKLLRAPKIRECIGALECSVIDRIEIGDHIMFFGEVIYAEVEEGLWDNGTWKPEAELIYHLGGNRFMKPGPVSEVK